The following is a genomic window from Prevotella sp. E13-17.
CCTGGAGACCACAAAGTACAATCCACATTCGCCATACAGCGCTTCGAAAGCCTCGAGCGACCATTTCGTGCGTGCCTTCCATGATACTTATGGAATGCCGGTGGTGGTGACCAACTGCTCTAATAACTATGGTCCTTATCAGTTTCCAGAAAAACTGATTCCGCTTTTCATTAATAACATCCGTCATCGCAAACCGCTCCCAGTCTATGGAAAGGGTGAAAACGTGCGCGACTGGTTGTTCGTTGAGGACCATGCACGTGCTATAGACTTGATATTCCACAAAGGAAAGATTGCCGATACGTATAATATTGGTGGTTTCAACGAATGGAAAAATATCGATATTATCAAGGTGGTCATCAAGACGGTCGATCGCTTGTTGGGCAGAAAGGAAGGCGAGGATATGGATTTGATCACGTTCGTCACCGACCGTGCGGGTCATGACTTGCGTTATGCCATCGACTCATCGAAGTTGCAGCGTGAACTAGGATGGGAACCAAGTCTGCAGTTTGAAGAGGGAATAGAAAAGACGGTGCGCTGGTATCTTGATAATCAGGCGTGGCTCGATAATGTCACCTCTGGCGACTACCAGAAGTATTATGATAATATGTATGCCAATAGGTAAACATTGATTCTAATTCGACCGTAATCTTACAGAATATGATAACTTCGAAGTTTAATCGTCGCGCTGTTATTGGTGCTTTGCTAGGTATAATGCTGGGAGTAATCGCCAGTGGCGGTGTCTCTGCATTGCAGTCTTCTACCTTGGTGCCATTGAGCCTGACTATGATAGCTTTGGGAACCTTGTTCTGCCTGGGCTATCTTTGTTGGTTGCGACGTATTACGGTGTACCCAGATGGAATCGAGACCAGGAGTGTGCTGTTGCCGTTCTGGCGCAGATTCTATTTCTTTACGGAGTTTGACTATTTGGAAACCTCGCGGATGCGAGAGGGCGAAGTGTTGAGGCTCATACGTGGCGGGCGCCGCGTTATAAGCATCGCTTCTGCTGTCTATAGTAACTATGAACAGCTCTGCGAAGCTATCAGGGTGAAACAGAAGGAGAATTTCAGAGCGCGCGATAATGAGGAGGTCGTCTCGGAATTCAGGATGCCTTACATATATGGAGCTTGGGGATTTATGCTGATGGCATTACTCTTTCCTCTTGGCTGCATCATGGGTGGAGGAGAGATGACTTTGGGAAAAGTGCTATTCTCACTTTTGGGAATTTT
Proteins encoded in this region:
- the rfbB gene encoding dTDP-glucose 4,6-dehydratase is translated as MKTIVITGGAGFIGSHVVRLFVNKYPEYRIINLDKLTYAGNLANLKDIEDRPNYEFVKMDICDFDAFYRLMQEKKVDGIIHLAAESHVDRSIKDPFTFAKTNVMGTLSLLQAAKLYWESLPEKYEGKRFYHISTDEVYGALELTHPEGIEPPFTTTASSAEHHLAYGDKFFLETTKYNPHSPYSASKASSDHFVRAFHDTYGMPVVVTNCSNNYGPYQFPEKLIPLFINNIRHRKPLPVYGKGENVRDWLFVEDHARAIDLIFHKGKIADTYNIGGFNEWKNIDIIKVVIKTVDRLLGRKEGEDMDLITFVTDRAGHDLRYAIDSSKLQRELGWEPSLQFEEGIEKTVRWYLDNQAWLDNVTSGDYQKYYDNMYANR